A window from Mangifera indica cultivar Alphonso chromosome 2, CATAS_Mindica_2.1, whole genome shotgun sequence encodes these proteins:
- the LOC123200671 gene encoding cyclin-H1-1 isoform X3 — protein sequence MSDFQTSTHRAKWIFTPQELVAKYRASNRRAIQTLEEYGTTQMEVDIDGSFSYPEPQKDNAEKHSRPKPLSIEEEQSMRVFYENKLREVCSAFYFPNKIQATALLYFKRFYLQWSVMEHHPKNIMLTCVYAACKIEENHVSAEELGKGISQDHQMILNYEMIVYQGLEFDLIVYAPYRPLEGFVIDMEEFCQATNGQLQMLKDLHESAKLEVDRIMLTDAPLLFPPGQLALAALRCANNVHRVLDFERYIEGVLSRQNSAHTYPELLEYLDAIDSWVMKYKFPSEKDMKHINRKLKSCWGHSSHDEGKKREKKSKHKSKSSNEMQNGPTLV from the exons ATGTCCGATTTTCAGACCTCAACTCACCGAGCCAAGTGGATTTTCACTCCTCAAGAACTT GTTGCAAAGTACAGAGCTTCTAATCGAAGAGCAATACAAACTCTGGAGGAG TATGGAACAACGCAAATGGAAGTAGATATTGATGGATCATTTTCATACCCAGAACCTCAAAAAGACAATG CTGAAAAGCATTCTCGTCCAAAACCCCTCAGTATTGAAGAAGAGCAGTCAATGCGtgtattttatgaaaataaacttCGAGAAGTATGTAGTGCATTTTACTTCCCTAATAAAATTCAG GCAACAGCTCTCTTATACTTTAAAAGATTCTACCTGCAATGGTCGGTCATGGAACATCACCCGAAAAATATAAT GTTAACATGTGTATATGCTGCTTGTAAGATAGAAGAAAATCATGTATCAGCAGAGGAGCTTGGGAAGGGCATCTCACAGGATCACCAAATGATTCTCAACTATGAAATGATTGTTTATCAG GGTTTGGAATTTGATCTTATTGTTTATGCTCCATACCGGCCACTTGAAGGTTTTGTCATTGATATGGAG GAATTCTGTCAGGCAACAAATGGCCAGTTACAAATGTTGAAG GATTTGCATGAATCTGCAAAGTTGGAAGTTGACAGAATCATGCTTACTGATGCACCACTTTTGTTCCCCCCTGGGCAG TTGGCATTGGCTGCTTTGCGCTGTGCAAACAATGTTCACAGGGTTCTCGACTTTGAGAG ATATATAGAAGGTGTTCTCTCTCGACAGAATTCTGCACATACCTATCCAGAGCTCCTTGAATATTTAGATGCCATAGATTCTTGG gtaatgaaatataagtTCCCTTCTGAAAAGGATATGAAGCACATCAACCGCAAACTAAAATCTTGTTGGGGCCATAGCTCACATGACGA GGGTAAGAAACGGGAAAAAAAATCGAAGCACAAGTCCAAGAGCTCAAATGAAATGCAAAATGGGCCTACTCTTGTGTAA
- the LOC123200688 gene encoding uncharacterized protein LOC123200688, with translation MARIVSVIFSAPLRPPSLNNMHVGKPEPAMLSHKAIVSTATNLVAACSSDRGLFSVSQSPHCHLTASLKHFDEIVSCLDISSCTLLKITGYWIGPDVDDGWGFIEAFVIQIT, from the exons ATGGCGCGCATTGTCTCCGTAATCTTCTCCGCCCCGCTTCGTCCTCCTTCACTCAAC AATATGCATGTGGGAAAACCGGAACCAGCCATGCTTTCTCATAAAGCAATTGTTTCTACAG CTACCAATCTTGTTGCTGCCTGCAGCTCGGATAGAGGCTTATTTTCTGTGAGTCAGAGCCCTCATTGTCATTTAACAGCTTCTTTAAAgcattttgatgaaattgtttcCTGTTTGGATATAAGTTCTTGTACTCTTTTGAAAATAACTGGTTATTGGATTGGACCAGATGTTGATGACGGTTGGGGCTTTATAGAAGCATTTGTTATACAAATTACTTGA
- the LOC123200671 gene encoding cyclin-H1-1 isoform X1 produces MSDFQTSTHRAKWIFTPQELVAKYRASNRRAIQTLEEYGTTQMEVDIDGSFSYPEPQKDNAEKHSRPKPLSIEEEQSMRVFYENKLREVCSAFYFPNKIQATALLYFKRFYLQWSVMEHHPKNIMLTCVYAACKIEENHVSAEELGKGISQDHQMILNYEMIVYQAWVVWNLILLFMLHTGHLKVLSLIWRSDWLICFVYRCFSLIYEFCQATNGQLQMLKDLHESAKLEVDRIMLTDAPLLFPPGQLALAALRCANNVHRVLDFERYIEGVLSRQNSAHTYPELLEYLDAIDSWVMKYKFPSEKDMKHINRKLKSCWGHSSHDEGKKREKKSKHKSKSSNEMQNGPTLV; encoded by the exons ATGTCCGATTTTCAGACCTCAACTCACCGAGCCAAGTGGATTTTCACTCCTCAAGAACTT GTTGCAAAGTACAGAGCTTCTAATCGAAGAGCAATACAAACTCTGGAGGAG TATGGAACAACGCAAATGGAAGTAGATATTGATGGATCATTTTCATACCCAGAACCTCAAAAAGACAATG CTGAAAAGCATTCTCGTCCAAAACCCCTCAGTATTGAAGAAGAGCAGTCAATGCGtgtattttatgaaaataaacttCGAGAAGTATGTAGTGCATTTTACTTCCCTAATAAAATTCAG GCAACAGCTCTCTTATACTTTAAAAGATTCTACCTGCAATGGTCGGTCATGGAACATCACCCGAAAAATATAAT GTTAACATGTGTATATGCTGCTTGTAAGATAGAAGAAAATCATGTATCAGCAGAGGAGCTTGGGAAGGGCATCTCACAGGATCACCAAATGATTCTCAACTATGAAATGATTGTTTATCAGGCATGGGT GGTTTGGAATTTGATCTTATTGTTTATGCTCCATACCGGCCACTTGAAGGTTTTGTCATTGATATGGAGGTCAGATTGGTTAATTTGCTTCGTATATAGATGCTTCTCTCTCATATAT GAATTCTGTCAGGCAACAAATGGCCAGTTACAAATGTTGAAG GATTTGCATGAATCTGCAAAGTTGGAAGTTGACAGAATCATGCTTACTGATGCACCACTTTTGTTCCCCCCTGGGCAG TTGGCATTGGCTGCTTTGCGCTGTGCAAACAATGTTCACAGGGTTCTCGACTTTGAGAG ATATATAGAAGGTGTTCTCTCTCGACAGAATTCTGCACATACCTATCCAGAGCTCCTTGAATATTTAGATGCCATAGATTCTTGG gtaatgaaatataagtTCCCTTCTGAAAAGGATATGAAGCACATCAACCGCAAACTAAAATCTTGTTGGGGCCATAGCTCACATGACGA GGGTAAGAAACGGGAAAAAAAATCGAAGCACAAGTCCAAGAGCTCAAATGAAATGCAAAATGGGCCTACTCTTGTGTAA
- the LOC123209697 gene encoding nuclear transcription factor Y subunit B-4-like, translated as MVDEQDKLLPIANVGRIMKQILPPRAKISKEAKQTMQECATEFISFVTSEASDKCHKENRKTVNGDDICWALSALGFDDYAGAIVRYLHKYREAEREKANQSNKVTSSQDKDEESNHKRDQTVVSEQQVETLTPLESRLLGKGKSPLTKPS; from the coding sequence ATGGTCGATGAGCAAGATAAGCTACTACCTATTGCCAACGTGGGTAGAATAATGAAGCAAATCCTGCCACCAAGAGCCAAGATCTCCAAAGAAGCTAAACAAACAATGCAAGAATGTGCAACAGAGTTTATAAGTTTTGTAACAAGTGAGGCATCTGACAAGTGTCACAAGGAGAATCGTAAGACAGTGAATGGAGATGACATCTGTTGGGCTCTCAGTGCTCTAGGGTTTGATGACTATGCTGGGGCTATAGTAAGGTACTTACATAAATATAGGGAAGCTGAAAGAGAAAAAGCTAACCAAAGCAACAAAGTAACTAGCAGCCAGGACAAAGATGAAGAATCAAACCATAAAAGGGATCAGACTGTTGTGAGTGAGCAGCAAGTTGAAACTTTAACTCCACTAGAGTCCAGGCTTCTTGGGAAAGGTAAATCCCCTCTTACAAAGCCATCTTGA
- the LOC123207893 gene encoding probable methyltransferase At1g29790 has translation MGRSCCPKCRLGRIMGWLQIVLGGLVIIVSLSSLFRLYSAGFFMHNEDICRHFYGATEVYEGFDIKALNDRVGEVLNRMGSLQAKLEKTVRQLEKEKDLAKTSVTKLVYKRFLEEEVIGPLYVAHISLRQIRLPKAEGIRNSTMKEEPLINTFVTEEIRKYITPKENRGGKVNIYGTERIYNTIGHACVWMKKELEEYMDYDIGSYCKDDWNIAQKLMVNGCDPLPRRRCLTRASKVYQKPYPINESLWKLPDGRNVRWGHYQCRNFECLSSKNPKRGYSKCTGCFEMDKEKLKWVNNSSIPIDFLISDVLGVKPGEIRIGLDFGVGTGTFAARMREKNVTIVSTALNLGAPFSEMIALRGLIPLYATLNQRLPFFDNTMDLIHTTGFMDGWIDLLLMDYILFDWDRILRPGGLLWIDRFFCNRKDLDNYMYMFLQFRYKKHKWAISPKSKDEVYLSALLEKPPRAI, from the coding sequence ATGGGGAGATCTTGCTGCCCAAAATGTAGATTGGGAAGAATAATGGGTTGGCTTCAGATTGTGCTTGGAGGTCTTGTTATAATTGTAAGCCTATCGAGTCTCTTCAGGCTTTACTCAGCTGGATTTTTCATGCACAATGAAGATATATGCCGTCATTTTTATGGTGCCACGGAGGTATATGAGGGGTTTGATATTAAGGCATTGAATGATAGAGTTGGGGAAGTACTAAATCGGATGGGTAGCCTGCAAGCGAAGCTGGAAAAAACAGTGCGACAATTGGAGAAGGAGAAAGATTTGGCTAAAACTAGTGTTACAAAACTGGTGTACAAGAGGTTTTTAGAGGAGGAAGTGATTGGGCCTCTTTATGTTGCTCATATTTCTCTTAGACAGATTCGGCTACCTAAGGCTGAAGGGATTAGAAACTCAACAATGAAGGAGGAGCCTTTGATTAATACTTTTGTGACAGAGGAGATTAGGAAGTATATAACCCCGAAAGAGAACAGAGGTGGAAAGGTTAATATATATGGAACCGAAAGGATATACAACACAATAGGGCATGCGTGTGTATGGATGAAGAAAGAATTGGAAGAATACATGGATTATGACATTGGATCTTATTGTAAAGATGATTGGAACATCGCTCAAAAGCTCATGGTTAATGGTTGTGATCCTTTGCCTCGAAGACGATGCTTGACGAGGGCTTCAAAGGTCTACCAGAAGCCATATCCCATTAATGAATCTCTATGGAAACTGCCAGATGGTAGAAATGTAAGATGGGGCCATTATCAGTGCAGAAATTTTGAGTGTTTATCAAGCAAGAATCCTAAACGGGGTTATTCAAAGTGTACTGGATGCTTTGAAATGGATAAGGAAAAGCTTAAATGGGTCAATAACAGTTCAATTCCTATAGATTTCCTGATCAGTGATGTTTTGGGAGTCAAGCCTGGTGAGATAAGGATTGGCCTGGACTTTGGTGTTGGTACAGGTACTTTTGCTGCTAggatgagagaaaaaaatgtaacaatTGTCTCAACTGCCTTAAACCTTGGTGCTCCATTCAGCGAGATGATTGCACTTAGAGGTTTGATTCCTCTTTATGCAACATTGAATCAGCGCCTTCCATTCTTTGACAACACAATGGACTTGATTCACACAACCGGGTTCATGGATGGCTGGATTGATTTATTGTTAATGGATTATATCCTATTCGACTGGGATAGAATATTGAGGCCAGGAGGATTGTTATGGATTGACAGgtttttttgtaatagaaaggATCTGGATAATTACATGTATATGTTTCTGCAGTTCAGGTACAAGAAACACAAGTGGGCTATTTCTCCTAAATCCAAGGATGAAGTCTACCTTTCAGCATTGTTAGAGAAACCTCCAAGAGCAATCTGA
- the LOC123200671 gene encoding cyclin-H1-1 isoform X2: protein MSDFQTSTHRAKWIFTPQELYGTTQMEVDIDGSFSYPEPQKDNAEKHSRPKPLSIEEEQSMRVFYENKLREVCSAFYFPNKIQATALLYFKRFYLQWSVMEHHPKNIMLTCVYAACKIEENHVSAEELGKGISQDHQMILNYEMIVYQAWVVWNLILLFMLHTGHLKVLSLIWRSDWLICFVYRCFSLIYEFCQATNGQLQMLKDLHESAKLEVDRIMLTDAPLLFPPGQLALAALRCANNVHRVLDFERYIEGVLSRQNSAHTYPELLEYLDAIDSWVMKYKFPSEKDMKHINRKLKSCWGHSSHDEGKKREKKSKHKSKSSNEMQNGPTLV, encoded by the exons ATGTCCGATTTTCAGACCTCAACTCACCGAGCCAAGTGGATTTTCACTCCTCAAGAACTT TATGGAACAACGCAAATGGAAGTAGATATTGATGGATCATTTTCATACCCAGAACCTCAAAAAGACAATG CTGAAAAGCATTCTCGTCCAAAACCCCTCAGTATTGAAGAAGAGCAGTCAATGCGtgtattttatgaaaataaacttCGAGAAGTATGTAGTGCATTTTACTTCCCTAATAAAATTCAG GCAACAGCTCTCTTATACTTTAAAAGATTCTACCTGCAATGGTCGGTCATGGAACATCACCCGAAAAATATAAT GTTAACATGTGTATATGCTGCTTGTAAGATAGAAGAAAATCATGTATCAGCAGAGGAGCTTGGGAAGGGCATCTCACAGGATCACCAAATGATTCTCAACTATGAAATGATTGTTTATCAGGCATGGGT GGTTTGGAATTTGATCTTATTGTTTATGCTCCATACCGGCCACTTGAAGGTTTTGTCATTGATATGGAGGTCAGATTGGTTAATTTGCTTCGTATATAGATGCTTCTCTCTCATATAT GAATTCTGTCAGGCAACAAATGGCCAGTTACAAATGTTGAAG GATTTGCATGAATCTGCAAAGTTGGAAGTTGACAGAATCATGCTTACTGATGCACCACTTTTGTTCCCCCCTGGGCAG TTGGCATTGGCTGCTTTGCGCTGTGCAAACAATGTTCACAGGGTTCTCGACTTTGAGAG ATATATAGAAGGTGTTCTCTCTCGACAGAATTCTGCACATACCTATCCAGAGCTCCTTGAATATTTAGATGCCATAGATTCTTGG gtaatgaaatataagtTCCCTTCTGAAAAGGATATGAAGCACATCAACCGCAAACTAAAATCTTGTTGGGGCCATAGCTCACATGACGA GGGTAAGAAACGGGAAAAAAAATCGAAGCACAAGTCCAAGAGCTCAAATGAAATGCAAAATGGGCCTACTCTTGTGTAA